A window of Paenibacillus sp. 19GGS1-52 contains these coding sequences:
- the addB gene encoding helicase-exonuclease AddAB subunit AddB gives MPVNFLIGRSGSGKTTKIWESVSASLEEEPLGMPIIVLVPEQGSFGAERGLLSAGNAKGSIRAQTLSFSRLAYRVKQETGGSASLPISEEGKKMLIYRIINRRKEELKLFGASADRPGFVERLSQLHTEMKRCCLGAADLDEQLSRMRNSIGSSPILTGKLDDLQLVFSDLEQEMSRLYIDEEDRLAELAEHIPESAYIRGAEIWVDGFHGFTPQEFVVLRELMLCAAKLTVSLTLDRTYPPGEQPHELELFHPAAVTYIKLRGIAEELGVEIWDELLSPPVLPRFAASPVLAHLEQGYDRRTRWHGDDAQITEAISIGAAASRRAEVEGALREMIRLARDEGAKYSEMAVFMRNIGDYEQLVTPLFQDYGIPFFLDQKVNELHHPLIEFIRSALDVVRRRWRYEDVFRCVKTDLLLPLDHSLTREDMDVLENYVLACGIQGYRWTDERSWRGIPSLSMEGGRGVDEHLLLTMERCRAAITGPLFAFEKRVKKSRSGLELCTAVYSLLQETDAAHKLEAMSANSLEKGQPEAAREHSQLWSAVLDLLDQIVEMMGNERLEFDVFAGVLETGLAELKMGLVPPALDQVLIGNMDRTRTSGVKYAFLLGFNEGVVPAQFKEDGILSEGERSVLENAGMELAPGSSRKLLDERFLIYNALTTASRRLWVSYASADEEGKPLLPSEVIRHLHKMFPSAQEHSLVGFPPVGLNAEAGDSMHMGFVAQPEQTLRMLIMQLRQWRQGVEIPELWWDVYNWFTANEERKPQLERLLGSLFYRNDGIKLKRGTSLRLYGGTTLRGSVSRMEKFVGCAFSHFASYGLRLRERQLYKLQAPDIGQLFHAALSDMAKRLQNEGRGWGSMTPEECRREAGETVDRLSPMLQGEILMSSKRYGYISRKLKNIVGRATVILGEHARRGSFEPVGLELDFGPGKDLPPLRITLPNGCVMEVVGRIDRVDMAEGANGILLRVIDYKSSQKDLKLHEVYYGLSLQMLTYLDVLLTYSEQWLGRPALPAGTLYFHVHDPLLTSPNGLNREQAEQELLKRFKMKGLLTADREIVSLMDTSLDKGYSSIVPVAVKSDGSFYSSASVATPEQWGHLLSSVRSTISDIGTRITEGDVEIQPYRIQQETACTFCSYRPVCQFDEAVEGNDYNNLGKPGKDIIWDLLSRKGGATL, from the coding sequence ATGCCGGTAAACTTTTTAATAGGCCGCTCGGGCAGCGGTAAGACAACAAAGATATGGGAGTCGGTATCGGCCTCTTTAGAGGAGGAGCCGCTAGGGATGCCGATTATTGTGCTCGTTCCGGAGCAGGGCTCTTTTGGTGCGGAGCGGGGACTCTTGAGCGCTGGGAATGCCAAGGGAAGCATCCGAGCCCAGACGCTTAGCTTTTCGCGTCTCGCTTATCGGGTGAAGCAGGAAACTGGCGGCAGCGCAAGCCTGCCTATCAGTGAAGAAGGCAAGAAGATGCTGATCTATAGAATCATCAACCGCCGCAAAGAGGAGCTGAAGTTATTTGGAGCCTCTGCGGACAGACCAGGTTTTGTAGAGCGGCTTAGCCAATTGCATACGGAAATGAAACGCTGCTGTCTGGGTGCAGCCGACTTGGACGAGCAATTGTCCAGAATGCGCAACTCGATTGGAAGCAGTCCTATTCTCACAGGCAAGCTAGATGATTTACAACTTGTATTTAGCGACTTGGAGCAGGAAATGTCACGGCTGTATATTGACGAAGAAGACCGTTTGGCTGAACTGGCAGAGCATATCCCGGAGTCCGCCTATATTCGTGGAGCCGAGATTTGGGTAGATGGCTTTCATGGTTTTACTCCACAGGAATTTGTTGTGCTGCGCGAATTAATGCTGTGTGCGGCCAAACTGACTGTGTCGCTTACGCTTGACCGGACTTACCCTCCGGGAGAACAGCCGCATGAGCTGGAGCTCTTTCATCCTGCGGCGGTCACTTATATCAAGCTGCGTGGAATAGCGGAGGAACTGGGTGTGGAAATATGGGACGAGTTACTAAGCCCGCCTGTTCTTCCACGATTTGCAGCGTCTCCCGTGCTTGCACATTTGGAGCAGGGTTATGACCGCCGGACCCGCTGGCACGGAGATGATGCACAAATAACTGAAGCCATCTCCATCGGTGCTGCTGCCTCCCGTAGAGCGGAGGTTGAAGGAGCGTTGCGTGAAATGATCAGATTGGCGCGGGACGAAGGGGCAAAATACAGTGAAATGGCTGTGTTCATGCGTAATATTGGCGATTATGAGCAGCTGGTGACACCACTTTTTCAGGATTATGGAATCCCGTTTTTTCTGGATCAAAAAGTAAATGAGCTGCATCATCCGCTCATCGAATTTATTCGCTCTGCGCTGGATGTGGTGCGTCGCCGCTGGCGTTATGAGGATGTGTTTCGCTGCGTAAAGACCGATCTGCTGCTTCCGCTGGACCATAGTTTGACGCGCGAGGATATGGATGTTCTGGAGAACTATGTGCTGGCCTGTGGGATACAGGGATACCGCTGGACCGATGAACGGTCCTGGAGAGGTATACCGAGCCTATCGATGGAGGGTGGCCGAGGGGTGGATGAACATCTGCTGCTGACCATGGAACGTTGTCGGGCAGCGATAACGGGTCCGTTGTTCGCTTTTGAGAAACGTGTTAAGAAGAGCCGCAGCGGTCTTGAGCTGTGTACAGCGGTCTATAGTTTGCTCCAAGAGACAGATGCAGCACACAAGCTGGAAGCTATGAGCGCAAATTCTTTGGAGAAGGGGCAGCCGGAGGCTGCACGTGAACATAGTCAGCTATGGAGTGCGGTATTAGATCTGCTGGATCAAATTGTCGAAATGATGGGCAATGAGCGGTTGGAGTTTGACGTGTTCGCTGGTGTACTTGAGACTGGACTTGCCGAGCTGAAGATGGGGCTAGTTCCACCTGCGCTCGATCAGGTACTCATTGGGAATATGGACCGGACACGCACATCCGGTGTAAAATATGCTTTTTTGCTGGGATTTAATGAAGGTGTCGTTCCTGCACAGTTTAAGGAGGATGGCATTCTCTCGGAGGGAGAACGTTCTGTGCTGGAGAACGCCGGCATGGAACTGGCTCCGGGTTCTTCCCGTAAGCTGCTGGACGAGCGCTTTCTGATTTACAACGCGCTGACAACGGCGAGCAGAAGATTATGGGTCAGCTATGCGTCAGCTGATGAGGAAGGGAAACCTTTACTGCCTTCCGAGGTTATTCGCCATTTGCATAAAATGTTCCCCTCGGCACAGGAGCACTCACTTGTTGGCTTCCCACCAGTTGGCCTGAATGCAGAAGCTGGGGATTCCATGCATATGGGTTTTGTGGCTCAGCCGGAGCAGACTTTGCGCATGCTCATTATGCAACTGCGGCAGTGGCGTCAAGGAGTAGAAATTCCAGAGCTATGGTGGGATGTGTACAATTGGTTCACAGCGAATGAAGAACGGAAGCCGCAGTTGGAGCGTTTGCTAGGCTCTTTGTTCTACCGCAACGATGGGATAAAGCTAAAGCGTGGAACCAGTCTCAGGTTATATGGAGGTACAACGCTGCGCGGAAGCGTATCGCGTATGGAGAAGTTTGTAGGCTGTGCGTTCTCCCATTTTGCTTCATATGGCCTTAGATTAAGGGAGCGGCAGCTGTACAAGCTGCAAGCGCCCGATATTGGGCAGCTGTTCCATGCTGCGTTAAGCGATATGGCGAAACGCTTGCAGAATGAAGGCCGCGGCTGGGGAAGTATGACACCGGAGGAATGCCGACGCGAGGCCGGAGAGACAGTGGACCGCCTGTCGCCGATGCTGCAGGGCGAGATTCTAATGAGCTCCAAGCGTTATGGATACATCTCCCGCAAGCTGAAGAATATCGTTGGGAGAGCTACGGTTATTCTGGGAGAGCATGCGCGGCGGGGCAGCTTTGAGCCGGTTGGGCTCGAGCTTGATTTTGGACCGGGCAAGGATTTGCCTCCTTTAAGAATAACTTTGCCCAATGGTTGTGTAATGGAGGTAGTGGGACGGATTGACCGAGTGGACATGGCCGAAGGGGCGAATGGTATCCTGCTGCGGGTAATTGATTATAAATCGAGCCAAAAGGATCTTAAGCTGCATGAAGTGTACTATGGTTTATCGCTGCAAATGCTGACTTATCTCGATGTATTGCTAACCTATTCCGAACAATGGCTGGGCCGTCCTGCACTTCCAGCGGGCACGCTTTATTTCCATGTGCATGACCCACTGCTAACGTCACCCAATGGATTGAACCGGGAGCAGGCAGAGCAGGAATTGCTGAAACGCTTCAAGATGAAAGGGCTGCTGACAGCAGACCGCGAGATTGTCTCGCTGATGGATACCAGTCTGGACAAAGGGTATTCCTCAATCGTACCGGTCGCGGTGAAGAGCGATGGCAGTTTTTATAGCAGTGCCTCAGTGGCCACTCCGGAGCAGTGGGGACATTTGCTGTCCTCTGTGCGAAGCACGATTTCAGACATTGGAACCCGTATTACAGAGGGAGATGTAGAGATTCAGCCCTACCGTATTCAACAGGAGACGGCTTGTACCTTTTGCTCTTACCGGCCGGTATGCCAGTTCGATGAAGCGGTGGAAGGCAATGATTATAACAACCTTGGCAAGCCGGGCAAGGATATCATTTGGGACCTGCTGTCCCGCAAAGGAGGAGCTACGCTGTGA
- the addA gene encoding helicase-exonuclease AddAB subunit AddA, with protein MKAEIEVKPEGSIWSDDQWRAIAESGDDILVAAAAGSGKTAVLVERIIRKISKEENGFSVDRLLVATFTKAAAAEMRQRIREALDRALEDNGENDHLRRQLALLGKASITTLHSFCMEVIRRYYQLIPIDPGFRILNEHEAEMMRQELLEELLEEKYGAVSEDGEDTVFVRLADWFSGERSDDAVHALIQRLHDFARSHPWPAQWLRDTAADFSLPDTDSLSQTPWVQSILEEAKLTLAGAISQLTQGQAIALQPGGPAPYADNLAADLVMVSELIDAVNQRPWAELYDIFMEVSFGKLKACKKDSTDPGLQEAVKELRDSVKKSILELQKALFGRPAAVFLAELHEAAPLMDELAETVIEFGERYRIEKSGRGLVDFSDLEHYCLQILRHPDSLPGCSLPSDAAMEYRAQFDEVLLDEYQDTNSVQEEIVRLISREAPGNRFMVGDMKQSIYRFRLAEPGLFLDKYRSFSTKGANVSGSDSESSTGSVIDLARNFRSRREVVNAVNMIFRQIMNETVAEISYDERAELVYGANFPGTEEQSPDTYFAPELLLIDRGKNATGKAEEASEDSEDAPQESEVIESETAQLEARAIARRISQMTGMTGGSPLLIYDKGLKIMRPVIYGDIVILLRSARIWTPLMIEELRLEGIPAYGDQNKGYFQATEVEIALSLLKVVDNPQQDIPLAGVLRSPVVGLSEEELATVRLCSQGSFYEALQAAVREQKLAARAEDSEVAATAESVFEAAVTIEEDSTPNLSEITAAYEEEKASGALPTIAPKLRRKLQYFLDQLESWRNAARQGSLSGLIWRIYGESGYLEWVGGLPGGFQRQNNLKALYDRAVQYENDTSARGLFRFLVFISRLRENGGDLGVASGSDEEGNGVRIMTIHKSKGLEFPVVFLAGMSKPFNRQDLYSPFLMHKELGFGPRFVERDTRVSYPTLPFLAINRRSKLELLAEEMRVLYVGLTRPRDKMILVGTVRDLPRKIAGWSAVQSREELLLPDHLLARGRCYLDWVGPALIRHPGATILRKLAGSEGAVSTVLHTDISNWSISVLDAAELSTGAFLAKEGSGKDEERQLVLHALQRGNAVPSGGTETSREVTRKLNWRYPYAAAAGIPAKTSVTELKALLSMQEQPSYDLLEEGEFAAQRIGGRSVTNADSLHLRRPKFMEKRNLTSAERGTAYHTVMQHIPLEGSVDHAVVEETLARLERVAIVTAEQAEAVVLEQVESFYNSELGQRLLTSTWKRRELPFSYMVPASEAYQGLSFLDEAVSRISPAPENDAEVEAVLIQGVIDCLFREGDRLILLDYKTDSVLEHPGALEDLKDKYRFQLELYGKALNDILGEPVSELWLYFFDGGHAVSL; from the coding sequence ATGAAGGCTGAAATAGAAGTGAAACCGGAAGGCAGCATCTGGAGTGATGACCAATGGCGCGCCATCGCCGAGAGCGGCGATGATATCTTAGTAGCGGCGGCAGCAGGCTCCGGCAAGACAGCGGTGCTGGTGGAGCGGATTATCCGCAAAATCAGCAAGGAAGAGAATGGATTTAGTGTGGATAGGCTGCTCGTTGCCACCTTTACCAAAGCTGCCGCAGCCGAAATGCGCCAGCGGATTCGAGAAGCGCTGGACCGCGCACTGGAAGACAATGGTGAGAATGACCATTTGCGCCGTCAGCTTGCCCTGCTGGGCAAGGCATCTATTACGACACTGCATTCCTTCTGTATGGAAGTGATTCGTCGGTATTATCAACTTATCCCGATTGACCCCGGTTTTCGTATCTTAAATGAGCATGAGGCCGAAATGATGCGGCAGGAGCTGCTGGAGGAACTGCTGGAAGAGAAGTATGGTGCAGTGAGTGAGGATGGTGAAGATACCGTCTTTGTTAGGCTAGCCGATTGGTTCAGCGGAGAGCGCAGCGATGATGCGGTGCATGCGCTGATACAGCGGCTGCATGATTTCGCTCGCAGCCACCCCTGGCCAGCGCAGTGGTTGCGCGATACTGCCGCTGATTTCTCGCTGCCGGATACGGACAGTCTAAGCCAGACACCATGGGTGCAGAGTATTCTGGAGGAAGCGAAGCTAACACTGGCGGGTGCAATAAGTCAGCTAACGCAGGGTCAGGCAATTGCCTTGCAGCCGGGAGGACCAGCCCCTTATGCCGACAATTTGGCTGCTGATTTGGTGATGGTTAGTGAGCTAATAGATGCTGTAAATCAGCGGCCTTGGGCAGAGCTGTATGATATTTTTATGGAGGTATCTTTCGGGAAGCTCAAAGCCTGTAAGAAAGACTCCACCGATCCCGGACTTCAGGAAGCCGTTAAAGAGCTGCGTGACAGTGTCAAGAAGAGTATATTGGAGCTTCAGAAGGCGTTATTTGGCCGTCCTGCAGCTGTGTTTCTGGCTGAATTGCACGAAGCAGCTCCGCTAATGGATGAGCTGGCTGAGACGGTAATCGAATTTGGCGAACGTTATCGAATAGAGAAATCCGGCCGTGGATTGGTCGATTTCAGCGATCTGGAGCACTATTGCCTGCAAATTTTACGGCATCCAGATTCTTTACCAGGGTGCTCGTTACCTTCCGATGCAGCCATGGAGTACCGTGCCCAGTTCGACGAGGTGCTGCTGGATGAATATCAGGATACGAACAGTGTGCAGGAGGAAATCGTGCGGCTGATTTCCCGGGAAGCACCTGGCAACCGCTTTATGGTTGGAGATATGAAACAGAGTATTTACCGTTTTCGATTGGCGGAGCCGGGACTATTTCTGGATAAATACCGTAGCTTCAGCACCAAGGGTGCCAATGTTAGCGGCTCTGATAGTGAGTCTTCAACAGGATCGGTAATTGATCTGGCCCGTAATTTCCGCAGCCGTCGTGAAGTCGTTAATGCCGTGAATATGATTTTCCGGCAGATTATGAACGAGACAGTGGCTGAAATAAGTTATGACGAGCGCGCAGAGCTGGTGTATGGAGCTAATTTCCCAGGGACTGAAGAGCAGAGCCCAGATACTTATTTTGCGCCGGAGCTGTTGTTGATTGATCGTGGCAAGAACGCAACGGGTAAGGCTGAAGAAGCCTCGGAGGATAGCGAGGATGCACCGCAAGAGAGCGAAGTCATCGAAAGTGAGACGGCTCAGCTTGAAGCGCGGGCGATCGCTCGGCGTATTTCACAGATGACCGGTATGACCGGCGGTTCACCGCTGCTCATTTATGATAAAGGCCTCAAGATCATGCGTCCCGTCATTTATGGTGACATCGTGATTTTGCTCCGTTCGGCCAGAATATGGACGCCTCTGATGATCGAGGAGCTACGGCTGGAAGGTATACCTGCCTATGGTGACCAGAACAAAGGATATTTTCAGGCTACAGAAGTAGAAATCGCCCTCTCCCTGCTAAAAGTAGTAGATAATCCCCAGCAGGATATCCCGCTGGCAGGAGTGCTGCGCTCGCCTGTTGTTGGTCTAAGCGAAGAGGAATTGGCTACGGTGCGGTTATGCAGCCAAGGCTCTTTCTATGAAGCTTTGCAAGCAGCAGTACGAGAGCAGAAGCTGGCTGCCAGGGCTGAAGACAGCGAGGTTGCGGCTACGGCCGAAAGCGTGTTTGAGGCAGCAGTCACTATAGAAGAGGATAGTACTCCTAACTTAAGTGAAATCACCGCAGCTTATGAAGAGGAGAAGGCGAGCGGAGCTCTACCGACTATCGCTCCTAAGCTGCGCCGGAAGCTTCAATACTTTCTGGACCAACTGGAAAGCTGGAGAAATGCGGCTCGGCAGGGCAGCCTGAGTGGCCTGATCTGGCGTATTTACGGAGAGAGTGGCTATCTGGAGTGGGTCGGAGGTCTGCCTGGAGGTTTTCAGCGCCAGAATAACCTCAAAGCCTTGTATGATCGGGCTGTACAATATGAGAATGATACCTCGGCCCGCGGCTTATTCCGCTTTCTGGTGTTTATTAGCCGACTTCGCGAGAATGGCGGCGACCTTGGGGTTGCTAGCGGGAGTGATGAAGAAGGCAACGGCGTTAGAATTATGACCATTCATAAATCCAAAGGTCTGGAGTTTCCGGTTGTTTTTCTGGCCGGCATGTCCAAGCCCTTTAACCGGCAGGATCTGTATTCGCCGTTTCTGATGCATAAGGAGCTGGGTTTCGGCCCCCGTTTTGTGGAACGGGATACAAGAGTGAGCTATCCGACTCTGCCCTTTCTCGCTATTAACCGCCGCTCGAAACTTGAATTGCTGGCAGAGGAAATGCGTGTGCTGTATGTAGGGCTGACCCGTCCTAGAGACAAAATGATTCTGGTGGGAACAGTTCGTGATTTACCTCGCAAAATCGCTGGCTGGAGTGCGGTTCAGAGTCGGGAAGAACTGCTGCTGCCTGACCATTTACTGGCTCGTGGGCGTTGTTATCTAGACTGGGTTGGACCCGCACTGATCCGTCATCCCGGAGCAACCATCCTGCGCAAGCTGGCTGGTTCAGAAGGAGCAGTCTCTACGGTGCTGCATACTGATATTTCCAATTGGAGCATCAGTGTGCTGGACGCTGCCGAGCTTAGCACCGGTGCTTTCCTTGCCAAGGAGGGCAGCGGAAAGGATGAAGAGCGCCAGCTAGTGCTTCATGCCTTGCAAAGAGGGAACGCAGTGCCCTCTGGAGGAACCGAAACAAGCCGCGAAGTGACCCGAAAGCTGAATTGGCGCTATCCTTACGCAGCCGCCGCGGGTATTCCGGCCAAGACCTCAGTAACGGAGCTGAAGGCCTTGTTATCTATGCAAGAGCAACCTTCCTATGATCTCTTGGAGGAAGGGGAGTTTGCTGCTCAGAGAATCGGAGGGCGTAGCGTTACCAATGCCGATAGTCTTCATCTGCGACGCCCTAAATTTATGGAGAAGCGCAATTTAACCTCTGCGGAGCGTGGAACTGCGTACCATACCGTTATGCAGCATATTCCGCTCGAAGGATCGGTTGATCACGCTGTTGTCGAGGAAACACTGGCACGTCTTGAGCGGGTAGCGATTGTGACCGCTGAGCAGGCCGAGGCAGTGGTTCTAGAGCAAGTCGAGAGTTTTTATAATAGTGAGCTTGGACAAAGATTGCTGACTTCTACCTGGAAGAGAAGAGAGCTCCCATTCAGTTATATGGTTCCAGCTAGTGAAGCCTACCAAGGCTTAAGCTTTCTGGATGAAGCCGTCTCCAGAATCTCTCCGGCACCAGAAAATGATGCCGAAGTTGAAGCTGTATTGATCCAAGGGGTTATTGATTGTCTATTCCGTGAGGGAGATCGGCTAATCTTGCTAGACTATAAGACTGATAGTGTGCTGGAGCATCCGGGCGCGTTAGAGGATCTCAAGGATAAATACCGTTTTCAGCTGGAGCTGTACGGCAAGGCGTTAAATGATATTCTGGGAGAACCGGTCAGCGAGCTGTGGCTGTACTTTTTTGACGGTGGACATGCTGTAAGCTTATAA
- a CDS encoding exonuclease SbcCD subunit D: MRILHTGDWHLGRTLEGRSRQKEQEQFIDELVEIADAHKVDLILMAGDVYDSVNPPAAAEQLFYDAAARLTANGRPLVVISGNHDQPERVASVSPLVLRQGITLVGLPTSEPVTIQVVRTGEIAKIAALPYPSEARLGELLAGDSGEDELRLAYSARVGKLMKLLGREFTPQTVNLAMSHIYVLGGVESDSERPIQVGGAYTVDPSALSCGAQYTALGHLHRAQRVKGEGMIRYSGSPLAYSFSEAGQAKSVTLIDAVPGAEPTFEEIYLRCGRPLVRWNSTGGIDEVYRWLDEGRDASAFIDLEIRLSEALSMSDIQRLRKSREGIIHIRPIYPQMEQELEQISRSRMPVQELFRKFYQRQTGGAEPEDSLIELFLELTQEERHQPEEGEEN; the protein is encoded by the coding sequence ATGCGGATATTGCATACGGGAGACTGGCACCTCGGCCGGACGCTGGAGGGAAGAAGCCGGCAGAAGGAACAGGAGCAGTTCATCGATGAACTGGTGGAGATTGCCGATGCCCATAAGGTGGATCTCATTTTAATGGCGGGAGACGTCTATGATTCGGTGAATCCTCCGGCGGCAGCGGAGCAATTATTCTACGATGCCGCTGCGCGATTGACAGCAAACGGTCGGCCACTCGTTGTGATATCGGGAAACCATGACCAGCCCGAGCGCGTAGCCTCCGTATCTCCACTTGTTCTGCGGCAAGGGATTACATTGGTGGGTCTGCCTACCTCGGAACCCGTGACCATTCAGGTTGTGCGCACAGGTGAAATCGCCAAAATTGCTGCCCTTCCTTATCCTTCTGAGGCTCGGCTCGGGGAATTGCTGGCTGGTGATAGTGGTGAGGATGAGCTGCGTCTCGCATACAGCGCACGTGTAGGCAAGCTTATGAAGCTGTTGGGAAGGGAATTTACTCCACAGACTGTGAATCTAGCCATGAGTCACATTTATGTGCTTGGCGGTGTAGAAAGTGATTCAGAGCGACCGATTCAGGTAGGCGGGGCCTACACAGTAGATCCTTCCGCCCTGTCTTGTGGGGCGCAGTACACTGCGCTTGGGCATTTGCATCGCGCCCAACGCGTGAAGGGTGAGGGAATGATTCGCTATAGTGGTTCACCGCTGGCCTATAGCTTCTCGGAAGCGGGGCAAGCCAAGTCGGTCACGCTTATTGATGCTGTTCCGGGCGCAGAGCCCACCTTTGAAGAAATCTATCTTCGCTGCGGCCGTCCGCTGGTCAGATGGAATTCCACTGGCGGAATAGATGAGGTTTACCGCTGGCTGGATGAAGGAAGAGATGCTTCCGCTTTTATTGATTTGGAAATCCGCCTCAGTGAAGCGCTGTCGATGAGTGATATTCAGCGGCTGCGCAAATCACGGGAAGGCATTATACATATTCGACCGATTTATCCGCAGATGGAACAAGAGCTGGAGCAAATCTCCCGCTCGCGCATGCCCGTACAGGAATTGTTCCGTAAATTCTATCAGCGCCAGACGGGTGGGGCAGAGCCAGAGGATAGCTTGATTGAGCTGTTTCTGGAGCTGACACAGGAAGAACGGCATCAGCCGGAGGAAGGGGAGGAGAACTAA